A window of Mytilus edulis chromosome 10, xbMytEdul2.2, whole genome shotgun sequence contains these coding sequences:
- the LOC139491959 gene encoding uncharacterized protein isoform X3 → MTGPKGLTVWTSSMFIIGAIAGIGVLSLPKAVEDTGWIGLFFIFVFIVKSAYTATLIGKCWVMIEDRYPEYRSHVPDPYPIIGEKAFGTFGRNLVTVTNNIFNFGTAVVFMVLAANNVVTLLANYTDVSFCYWLLVLSVILAPMTCLGTPKNFWYIGIGATISTGIACVLIVIQTVMDKHKQPIVHHSETSTLKIFTACGKMVFAVAGHSIFPTIITDMKKKNDFHKSVLLGYGIVLLMYLPTALSGYLAYGRDVNVNVLKSLSVGNMAHITEILITVHLLFGFVIFMNPICQQFEAIVGVPEEFTWKRCVVRPIIVLAVLFVSESVPHFGTVLSLVGGSATTLLAYVFPCVFYMKLCRDVNEELKLGPHHVVNKEALFQCGRKF, encoded by the exons ATG ACTGGCCCAAAAGGGTTGACAGTATGGACATCTTCCATGTTTATCATTGGAGCAATAGCCGGTATTGGAGTACTTTCCCTACCTAAAGCTGTAGAAGATACGG GATGGATTggtctatttttcatttttgtattcatTGTGAAGTCTGCATACACAGCTACACTGATAGGGAAATGTTGGGTGATGATCGAGGACAGATACCCCGAATATAGATCACACGTTCCTGACCCCTACCCAATTATTGGAGAGAAAGCCTTTGGCACTTTCGGGAG GAACTTAGTTACAGTTACtaacaatattttcaattttggaACGGCTGTTGTGTTTATGGTTCTTGCTGCAAATAACGTGGTAACATTACTAGCGAACTACACAGACGTTTCTTTCTGTTACTGGTTACTGGTTCTGAGCGTTATTTTGGCGCCAATGACATGTCTTGGAACGCCTAAAAACTTTTG GTATATTGGTATAGGTGCAACTATATCTACAGGAATAGCGTGTGTGCTGATAGTTATCCAAACAGTCATGGACAAACACAAACAACCAATCGTACATCATTCCGAAACAAGTACATTGAAGATATTTACAGCCTGCGGAAAAATGGTATTTGCTGTAGCAGGTCACTCAATTTTTCCTACAATCATTACTGATATGAAGAAGAAAAATGATTTTCATAAAAGTGTTCTTTTAGGATATGGAA TTGTTTTGTTGATGTACCTGCCCACGGCACTCTCTGGATACCTGGCGTATGGACGAGATGTAAATGTTAACGTACTAAAAAGCCTGTCTGTTGGTAATATGGCTCACATTACAGAAATTTTGATAACAGTCCACCTTCTATTCGgatttgttatttttatgaatCCTATTTGTCAACAATTTGAAGCTATTGTTGGTGTCCCAGAAG AGTTCACGTGGAAAAGATGTGTGGTTCGTCCTATAATTGTATTGGCAGTCCTCTTCGTTTCTGAAAGTGTACCTCATTTTGGAACGGTGCTGTCGTTAGTTGGAGGTTCTGCCACAACGTTATTAGCCTACGTTTTCCCTTGTGTTTTCTATATGAAACTCTGTAGAGATGTAAACGAGGAGCTAAAACTTGGCCCACATCACGTGGTTAACAAAGAAG CGTTATTCCAATGTGGCAGAAAATTTTAA
- the LOC139491959 gene encoding uncharacterized protein isoform X2: MFIIGAIAGIGVLSLPKAVEDTGWIGLFFIFVFIVKSAYTATLIGKCWVMIEDRYPEYRSHVPDPYPIIGEKAFGTFGRNLVTVTNNIFNFGTAVVFMVLAANNVVTLLANYTDVSFCYWLLVLSVILAPMTCLGTPKNFWYIGIGATISTGIACVLIVIQTVMDKHKQPIVHHSETSTLKIFTACGKMVFAVAGHSIFPTIITDMKKKNDFHKSVLLGYGIVLLMYLPTALSGYLAYGRDVNVNVLKSLSVGNMAHITEILITVHLLFGFVIFMNPICQQFEAIVGVPEEFTWKRCVVRPIIVLAVLFVSESVPHFGTVLSLVGGSATTLLAYVFPCVFYMKLCRDVNEELKLGPHHVVNKEGTLTQKSIEYSPLLDHLTGEEESENGFECEMSEASSPASSRTRISEPIVIPMWQKILNTKIVIIGILGGTAATVSAIIDITNPESLSVPCYVSLQGAGT; the protein is encoded by the exons ATGTTTATCATTGGAGCAATAGCCGGTATTGGAGTACTTTCCCTACCTAAAGCTGTAGAAGATACGG GATGGATTggtctatttttcatttttgtattcatTGTGAAGTCTGCATACACAGCTACACTGATAGGGAAATGTTGGGTGATGATCGAGGACAGATACCCCGAATATAGATCACACGTTCCTGACCCCTACCCAATTATTGGAGAGAAAGCCTTTGGCACTTTCGGGAG GAACTTAGTTACAGTTACtaacaatattttcaattttggaACGGCTGTTGTGTTTATGGTTCTTGCTGCAAATAACGTGGTAACATTACTAGCGAACTACACAGACGTTTCTTTCTGTTACTGGTTACTGGTTCTGAGCGTTATTTTGGCGCCAATGACATGTCTTGGAACGCCTAAAAACTTTTG GTATATTGGTATAGGTGCAACTATATCTACAGGAATAGCGTGTGTGCTGATAGTTATCCAAACAGTCATGGACAAACACAAACAACCAATCGTACATCATTCCGAAACAAGTACATTGAAGATATTTACAGCCTGCGGAAAAATGGTATTTGCTGTAGCAGGTCACTCAATTTTTCCTACAATCATTACTGATATGAAGAAGAAAAATGATTTTCATAAAAGTGTTCTTTTAGGATATGGAA TTGTTTTGTTGATGTACCTGCCCACGGCACTCTCTGGATACCTGGCGTATGGACGAGATGTAAATGTTAACGTACTAAAAAGCCTGTCTGTTGGTAATATGGCTCACATTACAGAAATTTTGATAACAGTCCACCTTCTATTCGgatttgttatttttatgaatCCTATTTGTCAACAATTTGAAGCTATTGTTGGTGTCCCAGAAG AGTTCACGTGGAAAAGATGTGTGGTTCGTCCTATAATTGTATTGGCAGTCCTCTTCGTTTCTGAAAGTGTACCTCATTTTGGAACGGTGCTGTCGTTAGTTGGAGGTTCTGCCACAACGTTATTAGCCTACGTTTTCCCTTGTGTTTTCTATATGAAACTCTGTAGAGATGTAAACGAGGAGCTAAAACTTGGCCCACATCACGTGGTTAACAAAGAAGGTACGTTGACTCAGAAATCAATCGAGTATTCTCCGTTATTAGACCATTTGACTGGAGAGGAAGAAAGTGAGAATGGGTTTGAATGTGAAATGTCGGAAGCCAGTTCACCGGCATCTTCAAGGACAAGAATCAGCGAGCCAAT CGTTATTCCAATGTGGCAGAAAATTTTAAACACCAAGATAGTAATAATTGGCATATTAGGGGGTACGGCAGCAACAGTGTCCGCCATTATTGATATAACCAATCCAGAGAGTTTGTCTGTTCCATGTTACGTCAGTTTACAAGGAGCAGGAACATGA
- the LOC139491959 gene encoding uncharacterized protein isoform X1 — protein sequence MTGPKGLTVWTSSMFIIGAIAGIGVLSLPKAVEDTGWIGLFFIFVFIVKSAYTATLIGKCWVMIEDRYPEYRSHVPDPYPIIGEKAFGTFGRNLVTVTNNIFNFGTAVVFMVLAANNVVTLLANYTDVSFCYWLLVLSVILAPMTCLGTPKNFWYIGIGATISTGIACVLIVIQTVMDKHKQPIVHHSETSTLKIFTACGKMVFAVAGHSIFPTIITDMKKKNDFHKSVLLGYGIVLLMYLPTALSGYLAYGRDVNVNVLKSLSVGNMAHITEILITVHLLFGFVIFMNPICQQFEAIVGVPEEFTWKRCVVRPIIVLAVLFVSESVPHFGTVLSLVGGSATTLLAYVFPCVFYMKLCRDVNEELKLGPHHVVNKEGTLTQKSIEYSPLLDHLTGEEESENGFECEMSEASSPASSRTRISEPIVIPMWQKILNTKIVIIGILGGTAATVSAIIDITNPESLSVPCYVSLQGAGT from the exons ATG ACTGGCCCAAAAGGGTTGACAGTATGGACATCTTCCATGTTTATCATTGGAGCAATAGCCGGTATTGGAGTACTTTCCCTACCTAAAGCTGTAGAAGATACGG GATGGATTggtctatttttcatttttgtattcatTGTGAAGTCTGCATACACAGCTACACTGATAGGGAAATGTTGGGTGATGATCGAGGACAGATACCCCGAATATAGATCACACGTTCCTGACCCCTACCCAATTATTGGAGAGAAAGCCTTTGGCACTTTCGGGAG GAACTTAGTTACAGTTACtaacaatattttcaattttggaACGGCTGTTGTGTTTATGGTTCTTGCTGCAAATAACGTGGTAACATTACTAGCGAACTACACAGACGTTTCTTTCTGTTACTGGTTACTGGTTCTGAGCGTTATTTTGGCGCCAATGACATGTCTTGGAACGCCTAAAAACTTTTG GTATATTGGTATAGGTGCAACTATATCTACAGGAATAGCGTGTGTGCTGATAGTTATCCAAACAGTCATGGACAAACACAAACAACCAATCGTACATCATTCCGAAACAAGTACATTGAAGATATTTACAGCCTGCGGAAAAATGGTATTTGCTGTAGCAGGTCACTCAATTTTTCCTACAATCATTACTGATATGAAGAAGAAAAATGATTTTCATAAAAGTGTTCTTTTAGGATATGGAA TTGTTTTGTTGATGTACCTGCCCACGGCACTCTCTGGATACCTGGCGTATGGACGAGATGTAAATGTTAACGTACTAAAAAGCCTGTCTGTTGGTAATATGGCTCACATTACAGAAATTTTGATAACAGTCCACCTTCTATTCGgatttgttatttttatgaatCCTATTTGTCAACAATTTGAAGCTATTGTTGGTGTCCCAGAAG AGTTCACGTGGAAAAGATGTGTGGTTCGTCCTATAATTGTATTGGCAGTCCTCTTCGTTTCTGAAAGTGTACCTCATTTTGGAACGGTGCTGTCGTTAGTTGGAGGTTCTGCCACAACGTTATTAGCCTACGTTTTCCCTTGTGTTTTCTATATGAAACTCTGTAGAGATGTAAACGAGGAGCTAAAACTTGGCCCACATCACGTGGTTAACAAAGAAGGTACGTTGACTCAGAAATCAATCGAGTATTCTCCGTTATTAGACCATTTGACTGGAGAGGAAGAAAGTGAGAATGGGTTTGAATGTGAAATGTCGGAAGCCAGTTCACCGGCATCTTCAAGGACAAGAATCAGCGAGCCAAT CGTTATTCCAATGTGGCAGAAAATTTTAAACACCAAGATAGTAATAATTGGCATATTAGGGGGTACGGCAGCAACAGTGTCCGCCATTATTGATATAACCAATCCAGAGAGTTTGTCTGTTCCATGTTACGTCAGTTTACAAGGAGCAGGAACATGA